The genomic DNA CAGCATGTTTCAGGTCCAAACACTTTGAGACTGCATATTCCCCAACAttcaattataataataattttaaaactaGAAATAAGAATTTCTAAACCTCAAAATAACATCACAGAACCTGATTTGTTGCTCGACGAAAACCCTCTGTGGGTTCTGAGCTGGCAGCTGACGATGACTGGAAGGTTTCAGGTGATGCTGGTGCGATCGGCTGTAGTTCTCTTGACTGGAAGGCCAAGACAGAACACAAAAAAGGGTAATTGTATGAGAATGTGCAGCATGTTTCAGGTCCAAACACTTTGAGACTGCATATTCCCCAACAttcaattataataataattctaaCACTAGAAATAACGAAACTTTCTAAACCTCAAAATTACAGAACCTGGCAGAACAAACAAAATTTCTCACTTGCTGGTGTTATGTGAAACCATGCAAAAGGGACAATCCATACAGGAGTTGACCCTGAACAGCCCAGAACAACAACTGAAATGGTCCAAATCATAAAGTGGATAGATTCttaaatagggttgggtaccaaaacaCGGTGCCAATAGgaaaccggtgccgacgtaaacggtgaaataagaatgaaatttccggtgcctcatttcagtgcctgactttacactatacctgacagcaggtaacgttagtctacctttagctagcagctggattaaacacggttaaaatgctgacagctaacgttaaacagtgtaaagtgtgactgtatttcactggagaggattccaacagcgggacgtaacagtctgctctgcagcgcagcagcagctgccgttgtcggaattcatTGATATGTTTATATCTATGGTCGGAAGTAAACATTgacattaaacaacacagactgtgcgttcacttgcagctaccgttgtcggaattatacaacacagatggtgcgttcacttaaaacaggtagcctcgtggtgcattcacagtaattgtaaaatatccttttcccatctggtgttcaacagcaatttactggagaaataagttattgttattacattattattaaatctttatattctatttatttatatttatataaattttgaccatggccttagcaataaacaagtcactgactatCGTTTactacccttcttttttttttttactttattgaaaagtacctgTTCAGGCACCggtaccgttttaaaagtatcgactTAGCACCGGTattggaaaaaacccaaacgatacccaaccctactcttaCATATCATTGTCTTTGTGATGTTCACAAGCATTTAAAGCAGAATAATGCAGAATGTAGTTCAAATGTTGATGTTTTTCAACAATTCAGGTGTACAGCTAATATCTTTGGGACCGTGGAATTAAGGGGAAAGTAATCTTCATAAAGTACAAGTTCAAGATGTCATAAAACACAAGTTGGGACCGGTCACCCCCTGCCACCCTCAATAGACAATAAAAGCTTTAACAAAAACTGATTTAATTCGAGACAACTGGAAATATTGACTACAAACACAGTGCAAGATATGAGCATACATTCATTGATGGGGACCTTGAAGACCACTGATGTCTACATAACATCTGACTGCATTCTTTTAACCCACCAGCATCAATGGTCAGAGATGTATATGATCTCAAAAATgatctcataaaaaaaaagaggaaatttgCCATTTGTCACTGCCATTGCTTACTATATGCACATAGACTTTTTTGAGATTCTCATGGAATCTTGACCAAAAAATGGGATTCAAAGAAACTGACCCGCCAtctatgctaacatgctaaaaacACAAACTTGAGTTTTGAATCATTGGCTATTCAAGTGACCACCCCAACATTTGGTAAAATGATTAGGTTATCTGATTCTCTCAAATTTGCCGATTTATTTCAAAAGGGTTTCATAGACCTAGAACTAGTGTATAGGTACTAATAAGACATGATAATTACCTGTATGACATCCAAAGGTCTAATTTGGACTGTCAACTCATCATCTGAATCTGTAGCAGGCTCATAATCTGAACGCCACTCTACTGTGTCTGCGTCAGAAGCTGCATTGTAATCATTGACTCTCCTCGGGCTCTTCACTTCTATGTCCAAATCAGAAGACTGCTCTGAAGTGCTGTCATCAACAATAATAATGGAGTTGGTCTCCTCTTGCCTATCACTGGGAATGTTGGTGGATGAGTCAGATGTTCTTGGGTCTGAAGCAATGGCATGCAGATTctgcaacaaacacaaaatgctttaaaggaacacgccgacttattgggaatttagcttattcaccgtaacccccagagtaagacaagtcgatacatacccttctcatctcagtgcgtgctgtaatgctgtctgacggctccagcggcatcaggccagcacagaagatgcaggtgactggttccagcaatcctactgctccgaataagtgacaaaataacgccaacatgttcctatttacatgttgagATTTgcagagtcacagcgtgtacaaaaaacaacgtaacatgagacacagccatcttctaactgtaaagtAACCGGGAactatagtacttgggcggagtgatatgctcgcagcaagcctgtctgagaatatagttcccggtttgtttactgttagaagatggctgtgtctcacgTACGATTTTTATTAGACCCCGCCTGCTTTGTAActctaaatcacaacatgtaaataggaacatgttaaCATTTGTCCACTTTtcacaattgggagcagtaagccttggaaccagttacctgcaggatctgtgctaggctaagctaatgctggaaccGTCAGGACGGCGCAACACGCTACGGatagaagggtatgtatcgacatGTTTAACGCTGTACGTGAATAGTAAATTctaataagtcggtgtgttcctttaaatctTGCAACAaattacttaaaaataaaagtgtgaGGACTATACATTGATCATTGGGCTGATTTTAACAAACACCAAAAAGACATCTGCTAAAAGGGGAATTCAATGTTATTTGACCCATTGCTCCGTTGTTTGAGGTCACGATATACTGTCGATGGGAACAAGAATGAGTAACAGTAACAAACCCCTGTGTGTAGATCTTCTCCATCTTCAGTCGAGGACTCACTTTCCTCCTCCACAGAGGATTGATCTGAGAATTTGTCCTTCGTGCAAATGTAAAAACGGAGAAGCTTCAACTTTGTTGACTCATACAACTTGCCCACAGTGTCTTCCAACGAAATGGAATTCCTTTTGAAGTCACACACCTCAAAATCAAAATTCTGTTGTGGCCCCTTGGTCGACAATCCATTTGGAAAAAACAGCCGTTTTCCTGTTTCCAACACCTGTTCAACAGTAGTTTCTTTATCAACTGTGGTGTGTCTTGTCCCACCACCATGCCTCATTCTCACCTGGGTGTACTGAGGTTTTGAATAGTGAAGCCACCCAATTTCTATCTTCCGTACCCCCTTTTCtccatttttgctgtgttttctTGACAATCCATGAGATTCTGATGTCAGGTGGCAACGTTTTTTAGACATCTTCCTCTCCCCTATCTTCTCTTTTATCCTCTGTAAGACAGCCTCTCTGTTATGTGTATGGCGCTGCTGATgacaaaaagagacaacagCTAGTCGATCGCCGTAGGTTGGTATGTATCGCGCTAGTTGTTCATCGGTCATCAGTGTAAGCACTGCCTTGTCAATCTGCAAGTGAAAAATGTGGGAgaaaaggatttaaaaaaatacttggAACATAAAACTCATATACATACAACAACATACGGTGTACAACCAACAAACATGAGTACCCATGAACCATTAGCCTAGTTAATTAGTGTGAATGGTGTGTTTcgcttaaaaggtcccatggcatgaacatttcactttatgaggtttttttaacattaacatgcgttcccccagcctgcctatggtcccccagtggctagaaatggtgataggtgtaaaccgagccctgggtatcctgctctgcctttgagaaaatgaaagctcagatgggccaatctggaatcttgctccttttGAGGTCATAAGGTCTCTTAAAAAGTTTTAAGCATCAacaacttcatttcctgcattccgaTACACGTTTATACACCAAGTTACGGTAAAAACAATACCTTTATTCAGCCTACAGATGTTAAGAAAAAAGGacggatgacaattcaaaatgtatctaaaatataatggaaagtatgttgatACGTGTCactgggcatttttaagtgggtatacagaaatcctggagcttactATCgcttagactacaccactggaagtgatattgataggagttgtgatttacgcaAAACAGCGTCcgctttttttgccagctttccttcc from Perca fluviatilis chromosome 2, GENO_Pfluv_1.0, whole genome shotgun sequence includes the following:
- the LOC120545488 gene encoding uncharacterized protein LOC120545488, with the protein product MVEDLEEFLIARAVAQDHIDLMKRDKIDKAVLTLMTDEQLARYIPTYGDRLAVVSFCHQQRHTHNREAVLQRIKEKIGERKMSKKRCHLTSESHGLSRKHSKNGEKGVRKIEIGWLHYSKPQYTQVRMRHGGGTRHTTVDKETTVEQVLETGKRLFFPNGLSTKGPQQNFDFEVCDFKRNSISLEDTVGKLYESTKLKLLRFYICTKDKFSDQSSVEEESESSTEDGEDLHTGNLHAIASDPRTSDSSTNIPSDRQEETNSIIIVDDSTSEQSSDLDIEVKSPRRVNDYNAASDADTVEWRSDYEPATDSDDELTVQIRPLDVIQSRELQPIAPASPETFQSSSAASSEPTEGFRRATNQVL